In Pseudobacter ginsenosidimutans, the following are encoded in one genomic region:
- a CDS encoding ribonuclease HepT family protein, translated as MVWEIAQKDLPVLKQQFQETLSDLPE; from the coding sequence CTGGTATGGGAAATAGCTCAAAAAGATCTTCCAGTCTTGAAACAACAATTTCAGGAAACATTATCAGATCTCCCCGAATAA
- a CDS encoding serine hydrolase domain-containing protein, giving the protein MKRILRYLLYLILLVLIVFSGYALVSGKTYLFKAVYHNFADIDDYEVFANNTITTGEHQPWPLSASYNKVVMPADLHQLLEKIQSVAVVAIKHDSLLYEEYWDGYSDSSWSGSFSVAKSITSLLMGAALKDSSVASLQDPVGKYLPEFSQGEKAKVKIIDLLTMSSGTDFNEAYADPLSITTELYYGSDAYKTATGVNMSNQPGTLHRYKSGDTQLLGLLIEKATKKSLSAYAAEKLWHPIGAEHPALWSTDHTGGHIKAYCCFNTNARDFARIGQLMLDSGRWKGQEIINPDYYAKSVEPCMIPDDSGKPCDYYGYQWWIYPGQEKIFYARGILGQYIIVIPSKDLVLVRLGKKRGEREPATHSLEEVAGLVRWGMKL; this is encoded by the coding sequence ATGAAAAGAATCCTTCGTTATTTACTCTATCTCATCCTGTTGGTGCTGATTGTTTTTTCCGGCTATGCGCTGGTGAGTGGGAAGACCTACCTGTTCAAAGCAGTGTACCACAATTTTGCAGACATAGACGATTATGAAGTGTTCGCCAATAACACCATCACTACCGGTGAGCATCAGCCCTGGCCATTGTCTGCATCGTACAATAAAGTTGTGATGCCTGCCGATCTTCATCAGTTGCTGGAAAAGATCCAGTCCGTTGCGGTGGTGGCTATCAAGCATGATTCCTTGTTGTATGAAGAATATTGGGATGGTTATTCCGATTCATCCTGGTCAGGTTCTTTCTCTGTTGCCAAGAGTATCACCAGCCTGCTGATGGGCGCTGCACTGAAAGATAGCTCCGTTGCATCTTTGCAGGACCCTGTAGGTAAATACCTGCCAGAATTCAGCCAGGGAGAAAAAGCAAAAGTGAAGATCATCGATCTCCTCACCATGAGCAGCGGAACAGATTTCAATGAAGCATATGCAGATCCTTTATCGATCACAACTGAATTATATTATGGTTCCGACGCATATAAAACTGCTACTGGAGTGAATATGTCCAATCAGCCCGGTACACTACATCGTTACAAATCCGGCGATACCCAACTGCTGGGACTGCTGATCGAGAAGGCCACCAAAAAATCACTCAGCGCCTACGCTGCTGAAAAACTCTGGCATCCCATCGGTGCTGAGCATCCCGCGCTCTGGAGTACCGATCATACAGGCGGACATATCAAAGCCTATTGCTGCTTCAATACAAATGCACGTGATTTTGCGAGGATCGGACAGTTGATGCTGGACAGTGGCCGCTGGAAAGGGCAGGAGATCATCAATCCGGATTACTATGCCAAATCCGTCGAACCCTGTATGATCCCGGATGATTCGGGCAAACCCTGCGATTATTACGGTTATCAGTGGTGGATCTATCCGGGACAGGAAAAAATATTTTATGCCCGGGGTATCCTGGGACAGTACATTATCGTTATTCCTTCGAAAGACCTTGTACTGGTGAGGCTGGGCAAGAAAAGGGGAGAGAGGGAACCTGCCACGCACAGTCTTGAGGAAGTGGCCGGACTGGTCCGCTGGGGCATGAAATTGTGA
- a CDS encoding fatty acid desaturase family protein, whose amino-acid sequence MATPKFANVPHSFHSELKRRISEYFLEVGKSQTGNSSLFTKAVILGVSFLAVYIHLVFFTPNLFFQILESIILGGLVAAIGFNVMHDGAHGSFSKYKWLNTFASFSLNILGGNSFMWNVKHNVIHHAYTNVDGVDDDIDIQPWMRMSTTQKKYKLHKYQHIYFWFLYSLLYIFWIFVLDYQKYFKSKIGNMPLKRMKLSDHLVFWGFKVLHLFMFVVLPIMMVGFSSWAISFLIFTLVAGLVLSLVFQLAHTVEHTAFPVPDENTGKLEDEWAVHQIKTTANFATNNKLVSWLVGGLNFQIEHHLFPKISHVHYPAISKIIRKTCQEYGINYIEYPRVRYAVASHVAFLKQMGSAA is encoded by the coding sequence ATGGCGACACCTAAATTTGCGAATGTTCCTCACTCTTTTCACTCTGAATTGAAGCGCAGGATCAGTGAGTACTTCCTCGAAGTAGGTAAATCTCAGACCGGGAACTCCAGCCTGTTCACTAAAGCAGTGATCCTCGGCGTTAGTTTCCTGGCTGTGTATATTCACCTCGTTTTCTTCACTCCCAATCTTTTCTTTCAGATCCTTGAAAGCATCATCCTTGGGGGACTGGTTGCCGCTATCGGCTTCAACGTGATGCACGACGGCGCTCACGGAAGCTTCAGCAAATACAAATGGCTGAATACCTTCGCCTCTTTCTCACTCAATATCCTCGGTGGCAACAGCTTCATGTGGAATGTGAAGCATAACGTTATCCATCATGCGTACACCAATGTGGATGGCGTGGATGACGATATCGATATCCAGCCCTGGATGCGCATGAGCACCACTCAGAAAAAATACAAACTCCACAAATACCAGCATATCTATTTCTGGTTCCTGTACTCATTGCTGTACATCTTCTGGATCTTCGTGCTGGATTATCAAAAATACTTCAAGAGCAAGATCGGCAACATGCCACTGAAGAGAATGAAGCTTTCCGATCATCTCGTGTTCTGGGGCTTCAAAGTACTGCACCTTTTCATGTTTGTGGTATTGCCCATCATGATGGTTGGATTCTCCAGCTGGGCTATCAGTTTCCTCATCTTCACCCTGGTGGCCGGCCTGGTGCTGAGCCTCGTGTTCCAACTGGCGCACACGGTTGAGCATACAGCTTTCCCTGTGCCCGACGAGAATACCGGTAAACTGGAAGATGAATGGGCTGTTCACCAGATCAAGACCACTGCCAATTTCGCTACCAACAACAAATTGGTGAGCTGGCTGGTAGGTGGACTGAATTTCCAGATCGAGCACCATCTTTTCCCCAAGATCTCTCACGTGCATTATCCGGCTATCAGCAAGATCATCCGGAAAACCTGCCAGGAGTATGGTATCAACTACATCGAGTATCCCCGTGTGCGTTATGCGGTGGCCTCTCACGTAGCTTTCCTGAAGCAGATGGGATCTGCCGCGTAG
- the lpdA gene encoding dihydrolipoyl dehydrogenase, with the protein MAYDVIVIGSGPGGYVAAIRASQLGLKTAIIERESLGGICLNWGCIPTKALLKSASVMEYINHAKDFGIEASGKHDFAAVIKRSRGVADKMSKGVQFLMKKNKIDVIPGNGVLKAKGQVEVTAADGKKQIVEGKHVIIATGGRSRELPALKQDGKKIIGYREAMTLPTQPKSIIVVGSGAIGVEFGYFYNALGTKVTIVEFLPRIVPVEDEDVSKELEKNFKKQGIEVMTNAEVTSVDTSGNGVKAKVKTANGEVVLEADVLLSAVGVAANIEGIGLETLGIKTDKGRVAVDKYYQTNVPGFYAIGDCAPGQALAHVASKEGIICVENIAYNEKKYNHQPEALDYGNVPGCTYCTPEIASVGFTEKQAKEAGYEIKVGKFPLSASGKASAAGHTEGFVKVIFDAKYGEWLGTHMIGYNVTEMIIETVVGRKLETTYHEVLNSIHPHPTISESVKDAIEVAYGEAIHL; encoded by the coding sequence ATGGCATACGACGTAATAGTTATCGGTAGCGGCCCTGGTGGATATGTGGCGGCTATCCGTGCATCTCAGCTTGGATTAAAGACCGCTATCATTGAAAGGGAAAGCCTGGGTGGCATCTGCCTCAACTGGGGTTGTATCCCAACCAAGGCCCTCCTGAAGAGCGCATCGGTAATGGAATATATCAATCATGCAAAGGATTTTGGTATTGAAGCTTCCGGTAAGCACGATTTCGCTGCTGTTATCAAGCGTAGCCGCGGTGTGGCTGATAAGATGAGCAAGGGCGTTCAGTTCCTCATGAAGAAGAACAAGATCGATGTGATCCCGGGCAATGGCGTACTGAAAGCAAAAGGCCAGGTGGAAGTTACTGCTGCCGATGGTAAGAAACAGATCGTTGAAGGAAAACATGTAATCATAGCAACCGGCGGCCGCAGCCGCGAACTGCCTGCCCTGAAACAGGATGGCAAAAAGATCATCGGCTATCGTGAAGCCATGACATTGCCCACACAACCAAAGAGCATCATCGTGGTTGGATCAGGCGCTATCGGTGTTGAGTTCGGTTATTTTTACAATGCCCTCGGAACAAAAGTTACCATCGTGGAATTCCTCCCGCGCATCGTTCCTGTTGAAGACGAAGACGTATCGAAAGAACTGGAAAAGAATTTCAAGAAACAAGGCATCGAAGTAATGACCAATGCTGAAGTAACTTCTGTAGATACTTCAGGCAATGGCGTGAAAGCGAAAGTGAAAACTGCCAATGGTGAAGTGGTGCTCGAAGCAGACGTACTGCTCAGCGCAGTTGGTGTTGCCGCCAATATCGAAGGCATCGGACTGGAAACTCTCGGCATCAAAACCGATAAAGGCCGCGTTGCTGTAGATAAATATTATCAAACCAATGTTCCCGGTTTCTATGCGATCGGCGACTGCGCCCCCGGCCAGGCTCTCGCACATGTTGCCAGCAAAGAAGGCATCATCTGTGTGGAGAACATTGCCTACAACGAGAAAAAATACAACCACCAGCCTGAAGCGCTCGACTATGGTAACGTACCAGGATGTACTTATTGCACACCTGAGATCGCTTCTGTTGGCTTCACAGAGAAACAGGCGAAAGAAGCCGGCTACGAGATCAAAGTGGGCAAATTCCCGCTCAGCGCATCCGGTAAAGCTTCTGCAGCAGGCCATACCGAAGGTTTCGTAAAAGTGATCTTCGACGCCAAATACGGCGAATGGCTCGGTACTCATATGATCGGTTACAATGTAACGGAGATGATCATCGAAACAGTGGTAGGCCGCAAACTGGAAACCACCTACCATGAAGTGCTGAACAGCATCCACCCACACCCCACCATCAGCGAAAGTGTGAAAGACGCTATCGAAGTGGCGTATGGCGAAGCTATCCACCTCTAA
- a CDS encoding SusC/RagA family TonB-linked outer membrane protein, whose amino-acid sequence MLKKNVTLLLTLLISIGLYAQKRTLQGVVLTAESKQPLEGATITVNRSSLITTTDQQGKFKLELPDGKAVLSISFVGRETIEVDAKSDNNITILLKASNSTLEEVVAVAYTTVKRSGYPGAVSVIGSDKINNRLTPNLTNALQGLAPGIQTTSANGQPGNNSAIRIRGVGSINASSAPLFVIDGAPYDGDINAIDPADIASVNILKDAAAANLYGSRAANGVIIITTKQGKKGEDIAVNATLNQGWSSRAVKDYDKIGTNQYFEYFWEALRNKAITNGQSAEQAAQTATNNLVSELAINPYGANYPTPVGLNGKIVAGATPLWNDDWEDAMLQPAKYTQAQVNVSGGSDKTTYYIGTGYTNNEGAFLGSGFKRYNFRSNLTIQAKKWLKVGLNLNGSSTSQDYPVSADSRQANVVLFGRTIPSFYPIYQRNPDGSYKLDAKGQQQFDYGTYRPNGALPRYNLIGSQPLNKSRYTRENISARTFLEAAILANLKVKTSFNLDYINANSHFYTNPLVGEDAGIGGSVSKSNSRFLSYTFNNIITYDLDFQSGHHLNLLAGQEFYQLNTGDLSGSRQKFTLADLYEPNAASQLNDFTGNSDEYAKLSFFGQGQYNYLGKYFATASIRRDGSSRFSPDSRWGTFWSAGASWRLSEEEFLKSVNWLSSLTLKASYGASGNDALTGYYNYLALYAIKNNLGNGGIITSRLPTPDLRWESNLVLNLGTDFGFFKNRLYGTVNYYIRTSKDLLYGRPMAGSTGFTSISANIGKLRNSGVEVELNAVPVSNKDWRWQVGVNFAHNKNEILELPQKEIISGTKRLAVGGSIYDFFIREWAGVDPNTGNPLWYKTTADGKKETTGTYSSGTLYNVGTALPDLTGGFTSSLSYKDFELSFVLAYSLGGKVLDLDYVQLMSGGLNPGRNWSTELLNRWTPDNKATNVPRATTDDLSFTQTSSRWLYDATYARLKTAQLGYNLPDNLVRRAGLKNVKVYALAENLLTFYGHKGMDPEQSIEGTTYYQYPQMKTISVGLQVGL is encoded by the coding sequence ATGCTTAAGAAAAATGTAACCCTTCTGCTGACATTGCTCATCAGCATCGGGCTATACGCACAAAAAAGAACCCTGCAGGGTGTTGTGCTGACTGCCGAAAGCAAGCAACCCCTCGAAGGGGCCACTATCACAGTGAACAGATCATCCCTTATCACCACTACAGATCAACAGGGAAAATTCAAATTGGAACTGCCCGACGGAAAAGCAGTGCTTTCCATCTCCTTTGTAGGAAGGGAAACCATTGAAGTGGATGCGAAATCAGATAACAATATCACCATCCTGCTGAAGGCATCCAATTCCACACTCGAAGAAGTGGTAGCCGTTGCCTACACAACTGTAAAACGCTCCGGCTATCCCGGCGCAGTAAGTGTTATCGGATCAGACAAGATCAATAACCGCCTTACGCCCAACCTCACCAATGCATTGCAGGGACTGGCGCCGGGCATTCAAACCACTTCCGCAAATGGTCAACCAGGAAATAACTCTGCTATCCGCATCCGCGGTGTGGGCTCTATCAATGCCAGCAGCGCTCCCCTCTTCGTGATCGATGGCGCTCCGTATGATGGAGACATCAATGCAATTGATCCGGCGGATATTGCATCGGTCAATATCCTGAAAGATGCCGCTGCAGCCAACCTCTACGGATCCCGCGCCGCCAATGGCGTGATCATCATCACCACCAAACAGGGAAAGAAAGGTGAGGACATTGCCGTGAACGCCACCCTCAACCAGGGATGGAGCAGCCGCGCCGTTAAGGACTACGACAAGATCGGCACCAATCAGTACTTTGAATATTTCTGGGAAGCGCTGCGCAATAAAGCCATCACCAACGGACAAAGCGCAGAACAGGCTGCTCAAACAGCAACCAACAATCTTGTATCAGAACTCGCTATCAATCCTTATGGCGCAAACTATCCAACTCCTGTTGGATTGAACGGCAAGATCGTGGCAGGCGCAACGCCACTCTGGAACGACGATTGGGAAGACGCCATGCTTCAACCAGCCAAATACACACAGGCACAGGTGAATGTAAGCGGGGGATCGGACAAGACCACTTACTATATCGGTACCGGATATACGAATAATGAAGGCGCCTTTCTCGGCTCCGGTTTCAAACGCTATAATTTCAGAAGCAATCTCACCATCCAGGCTAAGAAATGGCTGAAGGTTGGATTGAACCTGAATGGTAGCTCCACTTCGCAGGACTATCCGGTTTCTGCAGACAGCCGTCAGGCCAACGTGGTATTGTTTGGCAGGACCATCCCCAGCTTCTACCCCATCTACCAGCGCAATCCTGATGGCAGCTACAAGCTGGATGCAAAAGGTCAGCAACAATTCGATTACGGCACTTACAGGCCCAATGGCGCATTGCCACGTTACAACCTGATCGGATCACAACCATTGAATAAATCAAGGTACACGCGCGAGAACATTTCTGCCAGGACCTTCCTGGAAGCAGCCATCCTCGCCAACCTGAAAGTAAAGACCAGCTTCAACCTGGATTATATCAACGCCAATTCGCATTTCTATACCAATCCCCTGGTGGGTGAGGATGCAGGCATCGGAGGCTCTGTGAGCAAAAGCAATAGCCGCTTCCTCAGCTATACGTTCAACAATATCATTACTTATGATCTGGACTTCCAGTCGGGCCACCACCTCAACCTGCTGGCCGGCCAGGAATTCTACCAGCTCAATACCGGCGACCTCAGCGGCAGCCGTCAGAAATTCACGCTGGCCGACCTCTATGAACCAAACGCTGCTTCACAGCTGAATGATTTCACTGGTAACTCTGATGAATATGCGAAACTCAGTTTCTTCGGGCAGGGCCAATACAATTATCTCGGAAAATATTTTGCTACCGCATCGATCCGCCGCGATGGCAGCAGCCGCTTTTCTCCCGATTCCCGCTGGGGTACTTTCTGGTCTGCCGGTGCAAGCTGGAGATTGTCTGAAGAAGAATTCCTCAAATCCGTGAACTGGCTCAGCTCGCTCACGCTCAAAGCCAGCTATGGCGCTTCCGGTAACGACGCGCTCACAGGTTATTACAACTACCTGGCACTTTACGCCATCAAGAACAATCTCGGTAATGGCGGTATCATCACATCGAGGCTCCCCACACCCGACCTTCGCTGGGAAAGCAACCTGGTACTCAACCTGGGGACCGATTTCGGATTCTTTAAGAATCGCTTGTACGGGACCGTTAACTATTATATCAGAACCAGCAAGGACCTGCTATACGGAAGGCCCATGGCAGGTTCCACGGGGTTTACTTCCATCAGCGCCAATATCGGCAAGCTGCGCAACAGCGGTGTTGAAGTGGAGCTGAATGCTGTTCCTGTCAGCAATAAGGACTGGAGATGGCAGGTGGGCGTCAACTTCGCTCACAACAAAAATGAAATACTGGAACTTCCCCAGAAAGAGATCATCAGTGGCACCAAAAGGCTGGCCGTGGGTGGTTCTATCTACGATTTCTTTATCCGCGAATGGGCCGGCGTAGATCCAAACACCGGAAACCCGCTCTGGTACAAAACTACAGCGGACGGCAAAAAAGAAACAACCGGCACCTACAGCTCAGGAACACTCTACAATGTGGGCACGGCCCTTCCTGATCTCACCGGTGGCTTTACCAGCTCACTCAGCTATAAGGATTTTGAGCTCAGCTTCGTACTCGCCTACAGCCTCGGAGGTAAAGTGCTTGACCTTGATTATGTACAGCTGATGTCAGGCGGATTGAATCCCGGCCGCAACTGGAGCACAGAACTGCTTAACCGCTGGACGCCCGATAATAAGGCAACCAATGTGCCCCGCGCCACCACAGACGATCTCAGCTTTACACAAACTTCCAGCCGCTGGCTTTATGACGCCACTTATGCAAGGCTGAAGACCGCACAGCTCGGTTATAACCTGCCTGACAATCTTGTTCGCAGGGCCGGATTGAAAAATGTAAAAGTGTATGCACTTGCGGAGAACCTGCTCACCTTCTATGGGCATAAGGGAATGGATCCTGAACAGTCCATCGAAGGAACTACCTATTACCAGTATCCGCAGATGAAAACCATTTCTGTTGGCTTGCAGGTAGGATTATAA
- a CDS encoding carbon-nitrogen hydrolase — translation MSKVKVGLVQMTCTASKEENLQKAVAKVKEAADKGAQIVCLQELFTSLYFCDVEDYENFKLAEPIPGPSTETLQSVAREKGVVIIASLFEKRTQGIYHNTTAVIDADGAYLGKYRKMHIPDDPAYYEKFYFTPGDLGYKVFKTKFATIGVLICWDQWYPEASRITALMGAEILFYPTAIGWATSQDEATNSEQYNAWQTIQRSHAVANGVHVVSVNRVGLEQNGAMKFWGGSFVANPFGNLLYLASHDKEEIHVQELDIALSDRYRTHWPFLRDRRIDSYQPITKRFIDED, via the coding sequence ATGTCTAAAGTAAAAGTTGGGCTGGTGCAAATGACCTGCACAGCCAGTAAAGAAGAGAATCTTCAGAAAGCGGTGGCCAAAGTCAAAGAGGCTGCTGATAAGGGCGCACAGATCGTATGCCTTCAGGAGCTTTTCACTTCACTGTACTTCTGCGATGTGGAGGATTATGAAAACTTCAAACTGGCAGAGCCTATCCCCGGACCTTCCACCGAAACGCTGCAGTCCGTAGCCAGGGAAAAAGGCGTGGTGATCATTGCTTCCCTGTTTGAAAAGAGAACGCAGGGTATCTATCACAATACCACAGCCGTGATCGATGCAGATGGCGCTTACCTCGGCAAGTACCGCAAAATGCATATCCCGGATGATCCGGCTTATTACGAAAAATTCTACTTCACTCCCGGCGACCTCGGGTATAAAGTGTTCAAAACAAAATTCGCCACCATCGGTGTGCTGATCTGCTGGGATCAATGGTATCCTGAAGCATCACGCATCACTGCGCTTATGGGCGCAGAGATCCTGTTCTATCCCACCGCCATCGGCTGGGCCACTTCACAGGACGAAGCCACCAACAGCGAGCAATACAATGCATGGCAGACCATCCAGCGCAGTCATGCTGTTGCCAACGGTGTACATGTGGTGAGCGTGAACAGGGTTGGACTGGAACAGAACGGCGCCATGAAGTTCTGGGGCGGTTCTTTTGTGGCCAATCCATTCGGCAACCTGCTGTACCTGGCTTCCCACGATAAAGAAGAGATCCATGTACAGGAACTGGACATTGCGCTGAGCGATCGCTACCGTACGCACTGGCCTTTCCTGCGCGACAGACGCATCGACTCTTACCAACCGATCACCAAAAGATTTATCGACGAAGATTAA
- the bshB1 gene encoding bacillithiol biosynthesis deacetylase BshB1, whose protein sequence is MKLDILAIGVHPDDVELGCSGTLINEIKLGKKAGILDLTQGELGTRGTVETRYAEAAKAAAIMGVHVRENLKMRDGFFRNDEEHKLQLISAIRKYQPDIILANALDDRHPDHGRAGHLISDACFLSGLVKIETRDEKGNIQPKWRPKYVLHYMQDWYHEPMLLIDISDVFEQRMNAIAAYSTQFHTNASGEEGPQTYISTPDFLDSVIARARMLGKRIGVKYAEGFTSEKKIGIRNLDALVTVET, encoded by the coding sequence ATGAAATTAGATATACTCGCCATCGGCGTTCACCCCGATGATGTGGAACTCGGATGTTCCGGTACACTCATCAACGAAATCAAACTTGGTAAAAAGGCAGGCATCCTGGACCTCACGCAAGGTGAACTGGGAACAAGAGGAACCGTTGAAACCCGTTATGCAGAAGCTGCAAAAGCCGCTGCCATCATGGGTGTTCATGTGAGGGAAAACCTCAAAATGCGCGACGGTTTCTTCCGGAATGATGAAGAGCACAAACTACAGCTCATCTCCGCCATCCGCAAATACCAACCCGATATTATCCTGGCCAATGCACTGGACGACCGCCATCCGGACCATGGAAGGGCAGGTCACCTTATTTCCGATGCCTGCTTTCTCAGCGGGCTGGTAAAGATCGAGACCAGGGACGAAAAAGGTAATATCCAACCCAAATGGCGCCCGAAATACGTGTTGCACTATATGCAGGACTGGTACCATGAACCGATGCTCCTGATTGATATAAGCGATGTATTTGAGCAGAGAATGAATGCAATAGCAGCTTATTCAACCCAATTCCATACCAATGCCAGTGGAGAGGAAGGTCCTCAAACCTATATTTCCACCCCCGATTTCCTGGACAGCGTGATCGCCCGTGCCCGGATGCTCGGCAAAAGAATTGGCGTGAAATATGCAGAAGGGTTTACCAGCGAGAAAAAGATCGGTATACGTAATCTTGACGCGCTGGTGACAGTAGAAACCTGA
- a CDS encoding agmatine deiminase family protein, producing MESTTPGQLGYVFPAEFAPHTATWLSWPHKEASWPGKIHTIYPFYSQFVRELALSEKVRINVVDEAMKAFATKHLQDAQVDMGQVEFFLHPTNDAWCRDHGPAFLINPAAEQKKVVVDWGYNAWGGKYPPFDLDDVIPTLIAKHFNLPVYNPGIVMEGGSVEFNGKGTLLTSTACLLNPNRNPHLNQGQIENYLRNYYGVEQILWVDEGIVGDDTDGHIDDTIRFVNEDTVLTVVETNKQDENYELLQHNLRQLKQMRLINGKQLNIIELPMPEAVDFDEQRLPASYANFYIANKSVIVPTYRCAADDMALQIIQQSFPDRKVVGIDSTEIIWGLGSFHCLSQQEPAV from the coding sequence ATGGAATCAACCACTCCCGGACAGCTCGGCTATGTGTTCCCGGCTGAATTTGCGCCACATACCGCAACCTGGCTCAGCTGGCCGCATAAAGAAGCAAGCTGGCCCGGAAAGATCCACACCATCTATCCTTTCTACAGCCAGTTTGTAAGAGAACTTGCACTCAGTGAAAAAGTACGGATCAATGTAGTGGATGAAGCCATGAAAGCCTTTGCAACAAAGCATCTGCAGGATGCACAGGTAGATATGGGCCAGGTGGAATTCTTCCTCCATCCCACCAATGATGCCTGGTGCCGCGATCACGGTCCGGCCTTCCTCATCAATCCTGCTGCTGAGCAAAAGAAAGTGGTGGTGGACTGGGGCTACAATGCCTGGGGTGGAAAATATCCTCCATTTGATCTGGATGATGTGATCCCAACTTTGATCGCCAAACATTTTAATCTTCCTGTTTACAATCCGGGTATCGTAATGGAAGGCGGCTCTGTTGAGTTCAACGGAAAAGGAACATTGCTTACTTCTACAGCCTGCCTGCTCAATCCTAACCGTAACCCTCACCTGAACCAGGGCCAGATTGAAAACTACCTCCGCAATTATTACGGAGTAGAGCAGATCCTCTGGGTGGATGAAGGAATTGTGGGAGATGATACCGATGGACATATCGATGACACCATCCGTTTCGTGAATGAAGATACTGTGCTCACTGTTGTTGAAACCAATAAGCAGGACGAGAACTACGAGCTCCTGCAGCATAACCTGCGACAATTGAAACAGATGCGACTGATCAATGGTAAACAACTCAATATTATCGAACTGCCCATGCCTGAGGCTGTTGATTTTGACGAGCAGCGCCTGCCGGCTTCTTACGCCAATTTTTACATCGCCAATAAATCAGTGATCGTTCCTACTTATCGTTGTGCGGCTGATGATATGGCACTGCAGATCATCCAGCAAAGTTTCCCGGATAGGAAAGTGGTGGGGATCGATAGTACGGAGATCATCTGGGGATTAGGAAGCTTCCATTGTTTGAGCCAGCAGGAGCCTGCGGTGTAG